CGGTCAACCAGGTCCTCTCGGCGAAGCTGAAGGACGGCTAGAAGACGTAACCGCGTTCGCTGATAAGATAATGCGATGGCGGCGGTCGGCGCAGACGAACTTGCTGGTGTGCTGCTGCGCCGCGCCCGGCGGCGTCGAGAGTGGAGCCAGGCTGAGCTGGCACGACGGGCGGGAGTGCCCGCCAGCCAGCTCTGTGCTTACGAGACGGGCGCCAAGCAGCCCGGCGTCGCGACCCTGGCGCGGATCCTCGAGATTGCCGGTGCCGGGCTCGGTCTCACCGACTCGCGTGCCGAGCGTTACCGCCAAGCTCAGGAGCTCGCGGACGTGCTCGCGTTCGTCGATGCCATGCCGCCGAGCCCGAGCCGAGAGGCGCCGCCGACGTTCCGGCAGCTCCTGGCGTCATGACGTCGTTCGTCGACAAGATCCTGCACGTCGACCGCGCGCTCGACGACGCTGAGATCGAGCACGCGTTCGGCGGGGCGATCTGCCTCGGCTACCACACGGACTCGCCGCGGGCGACGGTCGACATCGACCTGAACATCTCGCTGGTGCCCGCCGAGGCAAGGCTGGCCTTGCAGTCGCTCCCGCGAGCCGTGGCCTGGGACTCGGCTGACGTCGAACAGATCGAGCGTGATGGTCAGGCCAGGGTCTTCTGGGAGCACACGCCCATCGACCTCTTCTTCCCGCAGCACGAGTTGCATGAAGCGCTGCGCGAACGCGTCGAACGCGTTCCGTTCGGTGGCGCGACCATCCCGATACTGTCGGCGACCGACTTGGCGGTGTTCAAGGCGTTGTTCGACCGCCCGAAGGACTGGGTCGACATCGCAGAGATGCTGTCGTACGGCGAGGTCGACGCAGCGGCGGTTCGCAAGTGGCTGGTTCGCATGATCGGCGCGAAGGACCGACGCGTCGCCAAATGGGACTCCGCGCTGACCTGACGGAACGGATCGCCTAGCGGCGACGCAGCGAGGCGTCGGTCAGCCACGGCGGGTCGTAGCCGCGATCCTCCTCGAGCAGCGTCACGCCTGGCGGCACGATCCCGTCGATCGCATCGAGGATCTCCTCGGACAGCTGGACATCGACCGCACCGAGCTGGCTGTCGAGCTGCTCCATCGTCCGTGGGCCGATGATCGCCGCGGTCACCGCCGGATGGCGGATCACGAACGCGAGCGCCATGTGGATCAGCGAGATGCCGTGGCTGTCGGCGAGCTCGCCGAGTGCGTCGGCCGCGTCGAGCTTGCGTTGGTTGCCCGGCAGCGACAGGTCGTAGCGCGCCGGCAGCAGCGCCGATCGCCGGCTCTCGTTCTTCTCGTTGGACTTGCGCCACTTTCCCGACAGCCAGCCCCCCTGCAGCGGGCTCCACGGGATGACGCCCATGCCGTACTGCTGGGCGACCGGGAGCACGTCGCGTTCGATCCCGCGGGCGAGCATCGAGTACGGCGGCTGCTCGCACACGAACCGTTCGCGGCCGCGGTCGCGGGCGACGTACTGCGCTTCCACGATGCTGTGCGCGGCGAAGGTGGACGTGCCGAGGTAGCGGACCTTGCCGGCGCGGACCAGGTCGGTCAGCGCGCCGAGGGTCTCGTCGATGTCGGTGTCGACCCGTGGCCGGTGCACCTGGTAGAGGTCGATGTAGTCGGTCTGCAGCCGGCGCAGCGAGTTCTCGACCTCCCGGACGATCCAGCGGCGCGACGTGCCCTGCTCGTTGGGGTCGAAGCTCATCGCGCCGTGGAACTTCGTGGCGAGGACGACGTTGTCCCGCTTGCCTTTCAGCGCCTTGCCGACGATCTCCTCGGACTCGCCGGAGGAGTACATGTCGGCGGTGTCGATGAAGTTGATCCCGGCGTTCAAGGCCCGGTCGATCATCCGGATCGACTCGTCATGGTCGGGCTCGCCCCACGCCCCGAACATCATCGCGCCC
This is a stretch of genomic DNA from Mycobacteriales bacterium. It encodes these proteins:
- a CDS encoding helix-turn-helix transcriptional regulator, with translation MAAVGADELAGVLLRRARRRREWSQAELARRAGVPASQLCAYETGAKQPGVATLARILEIAGAGLGLTDSRAERYRQAQELADVLAFVDAMPPSPSREAPPTFRQLLAS
- a CDS encoding aldo/keto reductase; translated protein: MEMRVLGRTGVKVSPLCLGAMMFGAWGEPDHDESIRMIDRALNAGINFIDTADMYSSGESEEIVGKALKGKRDNVVLATKFHGAMSFDPNEQGTSRRWIVREVENSLRRLQTDYIDLYQVHRPRVDTDIDETLGALTDLVRAGKVRYLGTSTFAAHSIVEAQYVARDRGRERFVCEQPPYSMLARGIERDVLPVAQQYGMGVIPWSPLQGGWLSGKWRKSNEKNESRRSALLPARYDLSLPGNQRKLDAADALGELADSHGISLIHMALAFVIRHPAVTAAIIGPRTMEQLDSQLGAVDVQLSEEILDAIDGIVPPGVTLLEEDRGYDPPWLTDASLRRR
- a CDS encoding nucleotidyl transferase AbiEii/AbiGii toxin family protein codes for the protein MTSFVDKILHVDRALDDAEIEHAFGGAICLGYHTDSPRATVDIDLNISLVPAEARLALQSLPRAVAWDSADVEQIERDGQARVFWEHTPIDLFFPQHELHEALRERVERVPFGGATIPILSATDLAVFKALFDRPKDWVDIAEMLSYGEVDAAAVRKWLVRMIGAKDRRVAKWDSALT